A region of the Agrobacterium sp. RAC06 genome:
AGCGCCGTGCCATCGAAGTTGCGAAGCCCGTGGGCGTCCGTCGGGAAATGCGCAGGCACCCAGTCGAGGATGACGCTCAAGCCCACCTTGTGGCAGCCGTTGACGAAACGGGCAAAACCCTCCGGCTCGCCGAAGCGGGCGCTTGGCGCGTAAAGCCCCGTCGTCTGATAGCCCCAGGACGGGTCGTAAGGGTGCTCGGTCACCGGCATGAATTCGATATGGGTAAAGCCCATGTCGACGCAGTAGGGGATCAGCCTTGCGGCCATCTCGTCCCAGGTCAGCATGGAGCCGTCGTCGCGGCGCTGCCAGGACCCGGCATGGACCTCGTAGATCGAAATCGGCTGGCGGCGCTGGTCGATGCTTGCCCAGTGCTCGCGGTGGGCCTCGTCTTCCCAGTCCTGTTCGAGCTCAGGTGTCGTCACCGAGGCGTTCTTCGGCCGCATCTCGGCGCGGCGCGCAAAGGGGTCGGCCTTCAGCGGCTGAAGATCGCCATGCGGCCCGACGATTTCGAACTTGTAGCTGGCACCGGCCCGGACATCGGGCGCGAAGATTTCCCAGATGCCGGTGTCGCGGCGCAGGCGCATGACGTGGCGACGTCCGTCCCAGTCGTTGAAATCGCCGACGACGGAGACGCGGCGGGCATTGGGGGCCCAGACGGCGAAGTGAAAGCCGTCGACACCCTGATGCTTGATCGGATGGGCGCCCATCTTGTCGAAGAGGCGCAGATGCGACCCTTCCTTGATGAAGTAATCGTCCATCGGCCCGAGGATCGGCCAAAAGCTGTAGGGGTCGGTCACCGTCCATTCGGCATCGCCGCGGGTGGCGCGGTAGCGGACCGGCAGAACACCATCGAGCTTGACCGGGCCTGAAAAGAAGCCGGCATCGTGCAGACGCGCGAGTTCGCCGACGTGGTATCCGGCCAGATTGTAGGCAATCACCGTCTCGGCGCCCGGGATGAAGCAACGTGCAACATGGCCCGCGCCTGCCTCGTGCACGCCGAGAAAGGCGAAGGGGTCGCCATGCGTCCCGTGGATGATCGCTTCGATTTCTGCTGCCGACGGTGTGTCCGGCTTCGCTACGTCACCGCTCCTCTTCGGTGATTTTGCCATCAAGCTCTCCAGATATCCGCGTTGTATTGCCGGATGGTGCGATCCGACGAGAACCAGCCCATGCGGGCCGTGTTGCGGATGGTCTTGGAATACCAGGCCGAGGTATCGGTCCAGATGTCGTCCACCTGACGCTGGGCCTTGGCATAGGCGTCGAAATCGGCGGCAACCATGAACCAGTCATGCTGGTAAATGCCCTGCATCAGATCGGCATAGCGGTCACGATCGTCAGGCGAGAAGACGCCGGATGCGATCGACGAGAGGGCCTGCTGCAGTTCGCGCGAGGCATCGATTGCGGCGCGCGGATTGTGTCCATCCGCCCTCACGCGTCCGACCTCGTCTGCGGTCATTCCAAAAATCACAATGTTCTCCTCGCCCACATGATCGCGCATTTCGACATTGGCGCCGTCGAGCGTTCCAATGGTCAATGCACCGTTCAACGCGAACTTCATGTTCCCGGTTCCCGACGCTTCCATGCCGGCGGTGGAAATCTGTTCGGAAAGATCGGCGGCGGGCACCATGACTTCGGCGAGAGAGACGTTGTAGTTGGGAATGAAAACGACCTTCAGCAGACCGCGCACCGAGGGGTCGGTGTTGATGATGCGGGCGACGTCGTTGGCCAGTTTGATGATGAGCTTGGCGTTGTGGTAGCTGGGCGCTGCCTTGCCGGCGAAGAGTTTTACGCGCGGGACCCAGTCGCGTTCAGGATGAGACCGGATCTGGTCGAAGAGCGCTACCGTCTCGATGATGTTGAGAAGCTGGCGCTTGTATTCATGGATGCGCTTGATCTGGATGTCGAACATCGCATGCGGATCGAGCTTGATGCCCATGCGGCTTGCCACGAGGCTCGCCAGCTTCTGCTTGTTGGCGAACTTCACCGCCGCGAACTTCTGCTGGAAGGCCGGATCGTCGGCGAAGGCGTCGAGACCCTTAAGCTTCGTTGCGTCGTCGAGGAATTCCGGTCCGATCGCTTCCTTGATGAGGTCGGTCAAGTCGGGATTGCACTGCATCAGCCAGCGGCGTGGGGTGATGCCGTTGGTCTTGTTGTTGATGCGCGTCGGATAGAGCTTGTGGAGATCGGAGAAGACCGTTTCTTTCATCAGCTCCGTGTGCAGCGCGGAGACGCCGTTGATCGAGTGCGAACCCATGAAGGCCAGGTTGCCCATGCGCACGCGGCGGTCGCCGCTTTCGTCGATCAGCGAGATCTGGCGGATCTCATGGTCGTTGAAGCCGCGCTTCTTGCGGGCGTCGAGCAGGACCTTGGCGTTGATCGCGTAAACGAGCTGCATGTGGCGCGGCAAAAGGCGCTCGAACAGCGGCACCGGCCAGCTTTCCAGCGCTTCCGGAAGCAGTGTGTGGTTTGTGTAGGAGAAGGTCTTGGACGATATTTCCCAGGCCTCGTCGAATGCCACGCCGTGCACATCGACCAGCAGGCGCATCAGTTCGGCAACGGAGACGGCCGGATGGGTGTCATTGAGCTGGATCGCCACCTTATCCGGCAGCTGGGCGAGCGTGTTGCCCTGCTGCAGGTGGCGGCGGACGATGTCCTGCAGCGAGGCCGAGCAGAAGAAGAATTCCTGGCGCAGGCGCAGTTCCTGGCCGGCGGGCGTGGCGTCGGCCGGATAGAGGACGCGGGTGAGCGATTCGGCCTTGTTGCTCTCGCGCAGCGCGCCAATGTGGTCGCCGGCGTTGAAGGCGTCGAGCAGGATGGGGTCGATCGGCTGGGCCGACCAGAGGCGCAGCGTGTTGACGCGCTCGCCGCGCCAGCCGACGGCCGGGGTATCAAAGGCGGTGGCGATGACGCGCTCGCCCTGCTTCCAGACGTAACGCGGCTCGCCATCCGGACCATCGACGGTTTCGACTGTGCCACCAAAGCCGACTTCGTAGGAGCTTTCGCGCCGCTCGAATTCCCAGGGGTTGCCGTGGGCGAGCCAGCTTTCCGGCAGTTCGACCTGCCAGCCCTCGGCCATCTGCTGGCGGAAGAGGCCGTGAACGTAGCGAATGCCATAGCCATAGGCCGGAATGTTGACGGTTGCCATACTCTCCATGAAGCAGGCGGCGAGACGACCGAGACCGCCATTGCCGAGCGCTGCGTCAGGTTCGAGGCCTGCGATCACGTCGAATTCGACTGACAGAGAGGACAGCGCCTGGCGGATGTCATCGATCAGGCCGAGGTTCGACATGGCGTCGCGCAGGAGGCGGCCGATGAGGAATTCGAGCGATAGATAATAAACCCGCTTGCCGTTGTTCATGTAGGTGGTGCGGGTCGATTCCATCCACGTGTCGATGATGCGGTCACGCACCACGAGGATGGTTGCTGTCAGCCAGTCATGCGGCGTTGCCACCTTGGCATCCTTGCCGATGCTGTAGGTCAGCTTGTCCATGATCTCGGCGGCCAGGGCGTCCGGATCGGAAACTCCGCGCTTGGGAAGGGGAAGGTCGACTTTGTGGGGAGTCTTGATCATCGGTCCGCCTGGCGTTGTTCGTGTCTCCGGGCGGCGCCGATGCGATAGCGGTGCCGCTTCCGTGAATGCCAGTTTACGCATCGAAATGAGACAGTTGCAACAGGCGGGAAGCTGCGAGGAGAACTTTTGTTCGGAGCGCCGTCTTGGGCCTCAAGGCCCTGATCTGATTATATTATCTGAAAAGCGTGAAGAAGCGATAAGACCGCAGCCATGACGGCTGCGGTCGAATTGTGGGAGAAATCCAAAACGTTTTGGATCGTGTCAGTTGGTCAGGCGGGTCGAGGCCGCAGCCGCAGCCTTGCCGATGTCGCCGAAGGCCTTAACAAGACCGGCCATGTCGGTCGGTTCTTTGTAGTGGTCGTCAGACGTCGCGCATGCTAGCAGCAGCTCTCTGCCTTTCTGAGGGGCCATGAAGGCAACCGTGAAAATCTCGATGCCTTCCTCTTTTGCAGCTGTGCACTGTTCCAGGACTTTTGTGTCGATAGCCGGGTTCCAGGAAGCGCTGTTGCCGGTCATTTCGCCATCGGTCATCAGGACAATGTAGCGAGCAAAGTCCGAATTACCTTTGGCGGAGTGCGCACTCTTCTCGGCGTCGTTGTCTTCTGTCAAAGCCTTGAAGGCAAGCTCCATACCGCCCGAGGCGTTGGTGCCGCCGGTCGGCACGGATGGAAGCACGGTGATGTAGTTGGTCGCGGTCGTGACGCCCCATGCCATGCCGGAGGCTGGCTGGGTGGCGTCGTTGTAAGACACTGCGCCAACACGGATGAGGTCACCCTTCGGATCAGCCTTCACCAGCTCGTTCATCATGACCGCCGAGGCCGTTTTCAGAGCCTGGATCTTCTTGACGTAGCAAGGGCTTGACGGATTGAGGTAGTTCCTTCGGCCGGGCAGGATGTCCTTGTAGGCCCAGTTTGCGGCGCTGTAGTTCACGCAGCTCGTAACCGAGGTATCGACCGTGTTCGTGGTGAAGGACATCGAGCCGGAACGATCCAGCACGACATACATCGACACGGCTGCGCCGCTTTCAGGCGTGGCTTGTGCCGTTGCCGTAACGCTGACGGTTACTTCCTTCCACCC
Encoded here:
- the glgB gene encoding 1,4-alpha-glucan branching protein GlgB, translated to MAKSPKRSGDVAKPDTPSAAEIEAIIHGTHGDPFAFLGVHEAGAGHVARCFIPGAETVIAYNLAGYHVGELARLHDAGFFSGPVKLDGVLPVRYRATRGDAEWTVTDPYSFWPILGPMDDYFIKEGSHLRLFDKMGAHPIKHQGVDGFHFAVWAPNARRVSVVGDFNDWDGRRHVMRLRRDTGIWEIFAPDVRAGASYKFEIVGPHGDLQPLKADPFARRAEMRPKNASVTTPELEQDWEDEAHREHWASIDQRRQPISIYEVHAGSWQRRDDGSMLTWDEMAARLIPYCVDMGFTHIEFMPVTEHPYDPSWGYQTTGLYAPSARFGEPEGFARFVNGCHKVGLSVILDWVPAHFPTDAHGLRNFDGTALYEHADPRQGFHPDWNTAIYNFGRQEVLSYLINNALYWAEKFHLDGLRVDAVASMLYLDYSRKEGEWIPNEYGGRENLESVRFLQQMNHHAYGSHPGIMTIAEESTSWPKVSQPVHEGGLGFGFKWNMGFMHDTLSYFARDPIYRKYHHQELTFGLLYAFSENFVLPISHDEVVHGKGSMIAKMPGDDWQKFANLRAYYGYMWGHPGKKLLFMGQEFAQWSEWSEARSLDWNLLDYAPHEGMRRLVRDLNFTYRSKPALHARDCEGEGFEWINADDQENSVLAWLRKAPGEKPIAVICNLTPNYHEQYELSLPAAGRWREILNTDAEIYGGSGKGNGGRVEAHATGSGWAKAGLTLPPLAVIMLELEQ
- a CDS encoding glycogen/starch/alpha-glucan phosphorylase, which produces MIKTPHKVDLPLPKRGVSDPDALAAEIMDKLTYSIGKDAKVATPHDWLTATILVVRDRIIDTWMESTRTTYMNNGKRVYYLSLEFLIGRLLRDAMSNLGLIDDIRQALSSLSVEFDVIAGLEPDAALGNGGLGRLAACFMESMATVNIPAYGYGIRYVHGLFRQQMAEGWQVELPESWLAHGNPWEFERRESSYEVGFGGTVETVDGPDGEPRYVWKQGERVIATAFDTPAVGWRGERVNTLRLWSAQPIDPILLDAFNAGDHIGALRESNKAESLTRVLYPADATPAGQELRLRQEFFFCSASLQDIVRRHLQQGNTLAQLPDKVAIQLNDTHPAVSVAELMRLLVDVHGVAFDEAWEISSKTFSYTNHTLLPEALESWPVPLFERLLPRHMQLVYAINAKVLLDARKKRGFNDHEIRQISLIDESGDRRVRMGNLAFMGSHSINGVSALHTELMKETVFSDLHKLYPTRINNKTNGITPRRWLMQCNPDLTDLIKEAIGPEFLDDATKLKGLDAFADDPAFQQKFAAVKFANKQKLASLVASRMGIKLDPHAMFDIQIKRIHEYKRQLLNIIETVALFDQIRSHPERDWVPRVKLFAGKAAPSYHNAKLIIKLANDVARIINTDPSVRGLLKVVFIPNYNVSLAEVMVPAADLSEQISTAGMEASGTGNMKFALNGALTIGTLDGANVEMRDHVGEENIVIFGMTADEVGRVRADGHNPRAAIDASRELQQALSSIASGVFSPDDRDRYADLMQGIYQHDWFMVAADFDAYAKAQRQVDDIWTDTSAWYSKTIRNTARMGWFSSDRTIRQYNADIWRA
- a CDS encoding vWA domain-containing protein, producing MMTTPDSPRKSLFARLWRDRAGNFGLATAILLPVAAATAGVAIDLNRMVQVRATLQDAADSAVLSAANALAKDDKLSDDAVLEFARKFMKAQLNNVLPGGASDQTDEEAEEDPLAGAVGNVERKLGKTGKTVEVSLSPTYTLTTNGMTALLGWKEVTVSVTATAQATPESGAAVSMYVVLDRSGSMSFTTNTVDTSVTSCVNYSAANWAYKDILPGRRNYLNPSSPCYVKKIQALKTASAVMMNELVKADPKGDLIRVGAVSYNDATQPASGMAWGVTTATNYITVLPSVPTGGTNASGGMELAFKALTEDNDAEKSAHSAKGNSDFARYIVLMTDGEMTGNSASWNPAIDTKVLEQCTAAKEEGIEIFTVAFMAPQKGRELLLACATSDDHYKEPTDMAGLVKAFGDIGKAAAAASTRLTN